The Planctomycetota bacterium DNA segment CGTTCGAGTCACGCTCGTCGCCATGCGAAACGCCCTGCTCGCCGTCCTGCTGTCGGCAACCCCCGTCGCCGCGGAGCCGACGCTGGTCGGGTACGCCCGACTCGACGCCCACACCTTCCGCGACGGGCCCACCAGCGGGCAGTTCATCGAGCAGAAGGAGCACAACGGCGTCACGCCGCCCTTCATCGACAAGCAGCCGGTCCAGGGCATCTCGTCGCTCGTCCCGATGCCCGACAAGCCCGGCTCGTTCTGGGCCCTGTCCGACAACGGCTTCGGCGGCAAGGCCAACTCGGCCGACTACGTGCTGTGCGTCTACGAAGTCACACCGAACTTCGACACCGGCGAGGTCGCGTGGAGCGTCGCCTTCGAGCTGAGCGATCCGAACGACGTCATCACTTGGCCGACGGTGGCGGACGGCGAGACGTACCCGAACTCCGAGATCCCCGTCCCGGCCGCCATCCGCGACAGCCGCCTGCTGACGGGGGCCGACTTCGACATCGAGTCGCTCGTCCGCCTGCCCGACGGCACCTTCTGGATCGGCGACGAGTTCGGCCCGTTCCTGCTCCACTTCGACTCCGAGGGCCGGCTGCTGGAACCGCCGGTGGAGCTGCCGGGCGAAGGCATGCACTCGCCGGACCACCCGACGAAGGATCCGGCAGAGGCGAAGATCGGACGGAGCAGTGGGTTTGAGGGAATGGTTCTGGCCCGGGCAGACTGGGTACATCCGATCGCGGTTCTGGAGCGGAGCGTGGACAACGACGGCTACGTCTGGGCCGTGTCCTTTCAGCCAATGCCGAACGGTGAGCACTGGTTTCTCGGTGGACCGACCTACCGCTGGTCAAAGGACG contains these protein-coding regions:
- a CDS encoding esterase-like activity of phytase family protein, producing MRNALLAVLLSATPVAAEPTLVGYARLDAHTFRDGPTSGQFIEQKEHNGVTPPFIDKQPVQGISSLVPMPDKPGSFWALSDNGFGGKANSADYVLCVYEVTPNFDTGEVAWSVAFELSDPNDVITWPTVADGETYPNSEIPVPAAIRDSRLLTGADFDIESLVRLPDGTFWIGDEFGPFLLHFDSEGRLLEPPVELPGEGMHSPDHPTKDPAEAKIGRSSGFEGMVLARADWVHPIAVLERSVDNDGYVWAVSFQPMPNGEHWFLGGPTYRWSKDGLAIGGAELLEKPSDATALGVEPRAFILIERDGEQAQSAARKQLVAVVPATQEQEDAVLDEMLDLDALDADEFGTMRRLADVTTESRRLLADLLDLADPDDLDGDGSDRFRFPYLTIESVAVVDERTVIVCNDNNYPFTNGRPEQAGPDATEFILIRFDKPLAELASDAE